In a genomic window of Thiosocius teredinicola:
- a CDS encoding MtrB/PioB family decaheme-associated outer membrane protein, protein MKKTATRSPRPTQQWRSGLLSLILLSAPALATDTGVDTLVEADDANEVSTQAKKPGYHTTNFRFRPSLSLTETYDDNIFATDTGETSDWISVLSPQLRVDSTWPEHSLKFNAGAEIGRYKEYDAENYQDYWVNLEGRYNATDTIELFGGLGMASDHEGRDSPEAEIAGQSPTTYSTLSAHAGVKTVFDALTLRTGATFERVDFDNVPAATGLLINDDRDRDLFGLGARLSYALTEQDQVFLQALYDRRDYDLGEDIAGFDRDSDGYRAAVGFISKFGGGNKAEAYVGVLEQNYEDDRFDTVRKPDFGGKLTLRPTPATKITANLQRALNETTLTGSPGYLSTSLAGKIEYRVTPRFIPYASVAYEVADYLQSARDDDSLSAEAGLKYFLTRNTYLVTGVRHYARDSNDADRVSGSNDFTKNTLFLTFATQGYPLFEPYISKYRTEGEIDVGVLSLSDDALFFGRYNGLGDEGVELNGDVDIRSTDGESGYARFKGENLGLDNRSLEIGWGSQGAYDTSINYRQIPFRQFSGRSIFDGIDSDQLSLPDLWVSGDSTADMTNLTSSLKEVEIGTMRKRLAAGTKVYASDNRWTAKLSYQTESQEGLRQTSGMIGTSPGNGRSVLLPEPVDYTTNTLDASLGFNGEQTQMSFAYHGSFFYDSLETLKWESPFDATGPRGTDGAIALPPDNQFHQLSVSGVHALSNTTHVTGIASVGVMLQDEDFLPDTVDPALTAHNLPRSSLDGEIYLYNASLAVTSRPLRGLDLKASYRMQKRDNQTSSDSYTYYVNDSFGGLTNSPQTSTNQPYSYDKRTAKLHAGYRLHRKARLSGEVSRETMERSPSEVDKTTEDQGKLKLRLSALDNLHVSLSGGLSARIGSDYEPIAGENPLLRKYNISDRDRKTQGLDISWQPTDRLALSANLSLSDDDYDDTRVGLRDAQSTSLTLDAAYNPNQDLTTYAFIGREIYESRQAGSQVPDEPDWFVRNEDTVDSIGLGVRWKKDYRTEIGADYVLSDSTGKIDIRSNNTLPPVTLFPDLKAKQQSLRLYAEREIRKNTKLRLDYRYEKYDADDWSIDGVNADSIPEVLLLDEDNPSYDQHIIGLSISVRF, encoded by the coding sequence ATGAAGAAAACAGCAACGCGCTCACCAAGGCCAACCCAGCAATGGCGATCCGGCTTGTTGTCACTGATATTGCTATCTGCGCCTGCCCTCGCGACAGACACGGGAGTTGACACCCTCGTCGAAGCGGACGATGCGAATGAGGTCAGCACACAAGCAAAGAAACCCGGGTACCACACAACGAACTTCCGCTTCAGACCGTCGCTCAGCCTGACCGAAACCTATGACGACAACATCTTTGCCACCGATACCGGCGAGACGTCCGATTGGATAAGCGTGCTGTCGCCCCAGCTTCGCGTCGATTCAACCTGGCCCGAGCACTCGCTGAAATTCAATGCGGGTGCCGAGATCGGCCGCTACAAAGAATACGATGCCGAAAACTACCAGGACTACTGGGTCAACCTGGAAGGGCGATACAACGCGACCGACACGATAGAGCTATTCGGCGGGCTGGGCATGGCGTCAGACCATGAAGGACGCGACTCGCCCGAGGCAGAGATCGCTGGACAAAGCCCGACCACTTATTCGACGTTGAGCGCCCACGCCGGCGTCAAAACCGTATTCGATGCACTGACGTTACGCACGGGCGCCACGTTTGAACGCGTTGATTTCGACAACGTGCCGGCAGCGACCGGCCTGTTGATCAATGACGACCGCGACCGCGATCTGTTCGGCTTGGGTGCTCGTCTGAGTTACGCATTGACCGAGCAGGATCAGGTCTTTCTTCAGGCGCTCTATGATCGACGCGATTACGACCTGGGTGAAGACATCGCCGGTTTCGACAGAGATTCCGACGGCTATCGCGCGGCGGTCGGTTTCATCAGCAAGTTCGGCGGCGGCAACAAGGCGGAGGCCTATGTCGGCGTACTCGAACAGAACTATGAAGACGATCGCTTCGACACAGTGCGCAAACCGGACTTCGGCGGCAAGCTGACGTTGCGCCCGACTCCTGCCACCAAGATCACCGCTAATCTTCAACGAGCACTCAACGAGACCACGCTAACCGGCAGTCCCGGTTATCTCAGCACCAGCTTGGCCGGTAAGATCGAGTACCGTGTAACGCCGCGCTTCATTCCCTACGCCTCAGTTGCCTACGAAGTTGCCGACTACCTGCAATCGGCGCGCGACGACGATTCGTTGTCGGCCGAAGCGGGTCTCAAGTATTTCCTGACCCGCAACACCTATCTCGTGACCGGTGTGCGTCACTATGCAAGGGATTCCAACGACGCCGATCGCGTTTCGGGTAGCAACGATTTCACCAAGAACACGCTGTTCCTGACGTTCGCCACGCAAGGCTACCCTCTGTTCGAGCCCTACATATCCAAGTACCGCACCGAAGGCGAGATCGACGTAGGCGTGCTGTCACTGAGCGACGATGCGTTGTTCTTCGGTCGCTACAACGGCCTCGGGGATGAAGGCGTTGAGCTGAACGGCGATGTGGATATCCGCAGCACCGACGGCGAGAGCGGCTATGCCCGCTTCAAGGGCGAGAACCTGGGGCTGGACAACCGCTCGCTGGAGATCGGCTGGGGCTCGCAGGGCGCGTACGACACATCCATCAACTATCGGCAGATACCGTTCAGACAGTTTTCGGGCCGCAGCATATTCGACGGCATCGACAGCGATCAGCTTTCGCTGCCCGACCTGTGGGTAAGCGGCGACAGCACGGCCGACATGACCAACCTGACATCGAGTCTCAAAGAGGTGGAGATCGGCACCATGCGTAAACGACTGGCGGCCGGTACCAAGGTGTACGCCAGCGACAACCGCTGGACCGCCAAACTGTCGTACCAGACCGAGAGCCAGGAGGGATTGCGTCAGACCTCAGGGATGATCGGCACCTCGCCCGGCAACGGTCGATCGGTGTTGTTGCCCGAGCCGGTCGACTACACGACCAACACGCTGGATGCCTCACTCGGCTTCAACGGCGAGCAGACGCAGATGAGCTTTGCATACCACGGCTCGTTCTTCTACGACAGCCTCGAGACGCTCAAATGGGAGAGCCCGTTCGATGCCACCGGGCCGCGCGGCACTGACGGCGCGATTGCCCTGCCGCCCGACAACCAGTTTCATCAGCTCTCCGTATCCGGTGTCCATGCGCTCTCGAACACCACGCATGTTACGGGCATCGCCTCGGTCGGCGTCATGTTGCAGGATGAAGATTTTCTGCCGGATACCGTCGATCCCGCACTCACCGCCCACAACTTGCCGCGCAGCTCGCTGGACGGCGAAATCTACCTGTACAACGCCAGCCTGGCGGTAACATCGCGACCGCTACGCGGCCTGGACCTGAAAGCCTCTTACCGCATGCAGAAGCGCGACAACCAGACATCCAGCGACAGCTACACCTACTATGTCAACGACAGTTTCGGCGGATTGACCAATTCGCCGCAGACGAGCACCAATCAACCGTACAGCTACGATAAGCGCACCGCCAAACTGCATGCCGGCTATCGGTTACACCGCAAGGCGCGTCTCAGCGGCGAAGTCAGTCGTGAAACCATGGAGCGCTCACCGTCCGAGGTCGACAAGACCACGGAAGATCAGGGAAAACTCAAGCTACGTCTGTCCGCCCTCGACAACCTGCACGTCTCGCTCAGCGGCGGCCTGTCCGCGCGCATCGGCTCGGATTACGAGCCGATCGCAGGCGAAAACCCCTTGCTGCGCAAATACAATATCTCGGACCGCGATCGCAAAACCCAGGGACTCGACATCTCGTGGCAACCCACCGATCGACTCGCGCTCAGCGCCAACCTGTCACTGTCTGACGACGACTACGACGATACCCGGGTAGGTCTGCGGGATGCACAATCGACATCCTTGACCCTGGATGCCGCGTACAACCCTAACCAGGATCTGACCACCTACGCCTTCATCGGTCGCGAGATCTATGAATCGCGTCAGGCCGGCAGCCAGGTGCCCGACGAACCGGATTGGTTCGTGCGCAACGAGGATACGGTCGACTCCATCGGGCTGGGCGTGCGCTGGAAGAAGGATTACCGCACCGAGATCGGCGCCGACTATGTACTGAGCGACTCGACCGGCAAGATCGATATCCGAAGCAACAATACGCTGCCTCCCGTCACACTATTTCCCGATCTCAAGGCCAAGCAACAAAGCCTGCGGTTGTATGCCGAACGCGAGATTCGCAAGAACACCAAGCTGCGGCTCGACTACCGCTATGAAAAGTACGACGCGGACGACTGGTCGATCGACGGTGTGAACGCCGATTCGATTCCCGAGGTACTGCTGCTCGACGAAGATAACCCGAGCTACGATCAACATATCATCGGCCTGTCGATCTCGGTCAGGTTCTGA
- a CDS encoding GbsR/MarR family transcriptional regulator, with amino-acid sequence MKLSSTMERFVMHWGEMGSRWGVNRTVAQIHALLFLSEAPLHAEEISETLGVARSNVSTSLRELQSWELVHIVHMKGDRRDHFEAQHDVREIFRTVAEGRKRREIDPTLTTLRACVSEAGGETPKVARGRMKDTLDFMELMANVFEEVKALPNAGLTQWLKTSLKAKKLLS; translated from the coding sequence ATGAAACTCTCGTCCACCATGGAACGCTTCGTCATGCACTGGGGTGAAATGGGCAGCCGCTGGGGCGTCAACCGCACCGTGGCGCAGATCCATGCCCTGCTGTTCCTCAGCGAGGCGCCGCTGCATGCCGAAGAGATATCGGAAACGCTCGGCGTGGCGCGGTCGAACGTCAGCACCAGCCTGCGCGAACTGCAAAGCTGGGAGCTTGTGCACATCGTGCATATGAAAGGCGACCGGCGCGACCACTTCGAGGCGCAGCACGACGTGCGCGAGATCTTCCGCACCGTCGCCGAAGGCCGTAAACGCCGCGAGATCGATCCGACGCTGACCACATTGCGCGCCTGTGTGTCGGAGGCCGGCGGCGAAACGCCCAAGGTCGCCCGCGGCCGGATGAAAGATACGCTGGACTTCATGGAACTGATGGCCAACGTGTTTGAAGAGGTCAAGGCATTGCCGAACGCCGGATTGACGCAATGGCTGAAAACCAGTTTGAAGGCCAAAAAACTGCTGAGCTGA
- a CDS encoding NAD(P)H-binding protein, which yields MMRVLVTGASGFIGSAVVDALAARGHDVVACVHRKPVVPGVGSLRHLEVDFMQDQDEQTWLPRLLNVDVVINAVGILRETRTQSFEALHYRAPAALFRACDKAGVARCIQISALGADADASSAYHQSKHAADKVLQGCSNAGWTIVQPSLVMAPESPSTQLFATLASLPLIPLVGRGNQQLQPIHRDDLVEMIVGMVESDRAMQQIVTAVGAEPVTLRTLLMQLRRSMRMRDGLVIPIPVPVIRLVAWAGDISGMGALSGETLGMLLKGNSADAHDTRCVLGRPPRALPQFFSPANVVRLREQAVRSWTQPVLLLALAAMWVSAGVVSWLYAQDSGVALLRDLGLPANAAQPAFAAACITDVMLGMLTLLRPGRRLWLAQIAVIGFYTAALTIVAPQLWTDPFGSLVKNLPIVAMLLLLSASASEA from the coding sequence ATGATGCGCGTACTCGTCACCGGAGCCAGCGGATTCATCGGCAGCGCCGTGGTCGACGCCCTGGCGGCACGCGGCCATGACGTCGTCGCCTGCGTTCACCGCAAGCCGGTTGTGCCCGGTGTCGGCTCGCTCCGCCACCTTGAAGTCGATTTCATGCAGGACCAGGACGAGCAAACCTGGTTGCCGCGGCTGTTGAACGTCGATGTCGTGATCAACGCCGTGGGCATCCTGCGCGAGACGCGCACACAATCGTTCGAGGCATTGCACTACCGTGCACCCGCAGCGCTGTTTCGTGCCTGCGACAAGGCGGGCGTGGCGCGCTGTATCCAGATCTCTGCGCTGGGGGCAGATGCCGATGCGAGCAGCGCCTACCATCAGAGCAAACACGCGGCCGACAAAGTTTTGCAGGGATGCAGCAACGCCGGCTGGACCATCGTTCAGCCGTCGCTGGTGATGGCGCCGGAGAGCCCCAGCACGCAGTTGTTCGCTACCCTCGCCAGCCTGCCGCTAATCCCGCTGGTCGGTCGCGGCAATCAGCAACTGCAACCGATACATCGCGACGACCTGGTCGAGATGATCGTCGGCATGGTCGAGTCCGACCGGGCCATGCAACAGATCGTAACCGCGGTCGGCGCCGAACCGGTGACGCTGCGCACGCTGCTCATGCAGTTGCGTCGCAGCATGCGCATGCGCGACGGGCTGGTGATTCCTATACCCGTTCCGGTGATTCGCCTCGTGGCATGGGCCGGCGACATCAGCGGCATGGGGGCCTTGAGTGGCGAGACACTTGGAATGCTGCTCAAAGGCAATAGCGCCGATGCACACGATACGCGCTGCGTGCTCGGCAGACCGCCGCGCGCACTGCCGCAGTTCTTTTCGCCCGCTAACGTCGTCCGATTGCGCGAGCAAGCGGTAAGGAGTTGGACGCAGCCGGTACTGTTGCTGGCACTGGCAGCGATGTGGGTTTCGGCCGGTGTTGTGAGCTGGCTGTATGCGCAAGACAGCGGCGTGGCGCTGCTGCGCGATCTCGGCCTACCGGCCAACGCGGCGCAGCCGGCGTTCGCCGCTGCCTGCATCACCGACGTGATGCTCGGCATGCTGACACTGCTGCGCCCCGGTCGCCGTCTGTGGCTGGCACAGATCGCCGTCATCGGCTTTTATACCGCTGCGCTGACGATCGTCGCACCGCAGCTGTGGACCGACCCCTTCGGCAGCCTGGTGAAGAACCTGCCGATCGTCGCGATGTTGCTGTTGCTGTCGGCTTCGGCAAGCGAGGCGTGA
- a CDS encoding DUF2269 family protein — MDYAIIKTLHIVSSTLLFGTGLGTAFFMWQANRSKDVAAIAHTAKRVVLADWLFTLPTVVIQPASGYALMILAGLPLTGWIAWSLGLFALAGLCWLPVVWLQIRMHKLAAEAQTTQSPLPPIYWSYARTWTLLGIPAFSAMIVVFFLMVAKPF; from the coding sequence ATGGACTACGCGATCATCAAGACACTGCATATCGTGTCGTCCACGCTGCTGTTCGGCACCGGCCTGGGCACGGCCTTTTTCATGTGGCAGGCCAACCGCAGCAAAGACGTCGCGGCCATCGCGCACACCGCCAAACGCGTAGTGCTGGCGGATTGGCTATTCACCTTGCCGACAGTCGTCATACAGCCGGCGAGCGGCTATGCCCTGATGATTCTTGCCGGCCTGCCACTGACCGGCTGGATTGCCTGGAGCCTCGGGCTGTTTGCCCTTGCCGGGCTATGTTGGCTACCGGTCGTCTGGCTGCAGATCCGCATGCATAAACTTGCCGCCGAGGCACAAACCACACAATCACCCCTTCCACCCATCTACTGGTCGTACGCACGCACCTGGACGCTGCTCGGCATACCCGCATTCAGCGCCATGATCGTTGTGTTCTTCCTGATGGTGGCCAAACCCTTTTGA
- a CDS encoding thiol-disulfide oxidoreductase DCC family protein, which produces MPNQKITLLYDGNCPICRWEKNKLAHADHKGKLAFIDIQAHGFDPSRYGTTMKALMGSLHAVTDDGRMLIGFDTVLASYRAAGWWWLHLPLSVLPKSLAELCYQAFAARRYVISKRIGHWFDDGCADGQCKINPPQHKR; this is translated from the coding sequence ATGCCGAATCAAAAAATCACCCTGCTTTACGACGGTAATTGCCCGATCTGCCGATGGGAGAAGAACAAGCTCGCCCATGCCGATCACAAAGGCAAACTCGCGTTCATCGACATTCAGGCGCATGGCTTCGATCCGTCGCGCTATGGCACAACGATGAAGGCCTTGATGGGTTCGCTGCATGCCGTCACCGATGACGGCCGGATGTTGATTGGATTCGACACCGTGCTTGCCAGCTACCGAGCAGCGGGATGGTGGTGGCTTCACCTGCCCTTGTCCGTACTGCCCAAGAGCCTGGCAGAGCTCTGCTACCAGGCATTTGCTGCTCGGCGCTACGTGATATCCAAACGGATTGGCCACTGGTTCGACGACGGCTGTGCCGACGGCCAGTGCAAAATCAATCCACCACAGCACAAGCGGTAA
- a CDS encoding choice-of-anchor I family protein, with the protein MSFPRIKTAAAAVCALSLMGSSAYAAPKLEFTSVWTYWSSGIQGTDLEGGAEIVAVDTASNRAFVTNAENDRVDVLQLSGSGQGTLLGSFDVGGFGSPNSVAVSNGVVAIAVENGANKQDTGEVWFFDANETNFAAPTVSRVGVGALPDMLTFTPDGSKVIVANEGEPDFYGAGNTDPVGSVSVVDVASKTAATAIDFASVALPGDVRIFGPGASQAQDIEPEYISVSPDGNTAYVTLQENNAVAVIDIASNSVTRVDALGFKDHSIAGNGLDASDRDSDGEIETWNGLKGMYQPDAISSYAVGGKTYYVTANEGDARDYEDAGADAYNAGNLGAIEYNEESRVKDLNLEGAVAGTDGNDDLGRLNATTTLGDADNNGAYEEIYAFGARSFSIWDAATGEQVYDSGDLIERIIAEQYPELWQEGRSDNKGPEPEAITIAEINGWFYALVGLERTSGLMVFDVTDPNNPVYQDYIFNTDDISPEGIAFALLNQTNTGGAGYVVVSNEVSGTTTLYAVSAVPLPATLVLLAIGAAAMHKHRKR; encoded by the coding sequence ATGTCGTTTCCCCGAATCAAAACCGCAGCCGCCGCTGTGTGCGCATTGTCGCTCATGGGTTCGTCGGCGTATGCCGCACCTAAGCTCGAATTCACCTCCGTCTGGACCTATTGGTCGAGCGGCATACAAGGCACCGATCTCGAAGGTGGTGCCGAAATCGTCGCTGTCGACACTGCGTCGAATCGCGCCTTCGTCACCAATGCCGAGAATGACCGCGTCGACGTGCTGCAGCTGTCAGGCAGTGGACAAGGCACCTTGCTGGGATCATTCGATGTCGGAGGCTTTGGCTCACCGAACAGCGTCGCGGTGAGCAACGGCGTTGTCGCCATCGCGGTCGAGAACGGTGCGAACAAGCAGGACACCGGCGAGGTGTGGTTTTTCGATGCCAACGAAACCAACTTTGCCGCGCCCACAGTATCGCGGGTCGGCGTCGGCGCCCTGCCCGATATGCTGACGTTCACCCCGGACGGCAGCAAGGTGATCGTCGCCAATGAAGGCGAACCCGACTTCTATGGAGCCGGTAATACCGACCCGGTAGGTTCGGTCTCCGTCGTCGATGTCGCCTCGAAGACCGCCGCCACCGCGATCGACTTCGCGTCGGTCGCATTGCCGGGCGATGTCCGTATCTTCGGACCGGGCGCGAGCCAGGCACAGGATATCGAGCCGGAATACATCAGTGTCTCACCCGACGGCAACACCGCTTACGTTACCTTGCAGGAAAACAACGCCGTCGCGGTAATCGATATCGCCAGCAACAGCGTGACCCGCGTCGACGCATTGGGCTTCAAAGACCATAGTATTGCCGGCAACGGCCTGGATGCCTCCGATCGCGACAGCGACGGCGAGATCGAAACCTGGAACGGCCTGAAAGGCATGTATCAACCGGACGCCATCAGCAGCTATGCCGTCGGTGGCAAAACCTATTACGTTACTGCCAACGAAGGTGATGCACGCGACTACGAAGACGCCGGGGCAGACGCATACAACGCCGGTAACCTCGGCGCGATCGAATACAACGAAGAATCGCGCGTGAAAGACCTCAACCTCGAGGGCGCGGTCGCGGGCACCGACGGCAATGACGACCTCGGTCGCTTGAATGCAACGACAACTTTGGGTGACGCCGACAACAACGGCGCCTATGAAGAAATCTATGCATTCGGCGCGCGCTCTTTCTCAATCTGGGATGCAGCGACCGGCGAGCAGGTGTACGACAGTGGCGACCTGATCGAGCGCATCATCGCCGAGCAATACCCGGAGCTATGGCAGGAAGGCCGCTCGGACAACAAAGGCCCGGAGCCCGAAGCCATCACAATCGCCGAGATCAACGGCTGGTTCTATGCCCTGGTCGGTCTTGAGCGCACCAGCGGCCTCATGGTGTTCGACGTGACCGATCCGAACAATCCCGTGTACCAGGACTATATCTTCAATACCGACGACATCAGCCCGGAAGGCATCGCGTTTGCGTTGCTCAACCAAACCAACACGGGTGGTGCGGGATATGTGGTCGTATCCAACGAGGTCTCGGGTACCACCACGCTTTACGCGGTTTCTGCTGTGCCGTTGCCGGCAACGCTGGTGCTGCTCGCCATCGGAGCAGCGGCGATGCACAAGCACCGCAAACGCTGA
- a CDS encoding tellurite resistance TerB family protein, with amino-acid sequence MFDAKRLLDQFVGSGAAGGFAGGLAGGVLGNLLAGKKASKMAGNALKLGGLALVGGLAYKAWQNYQANGNVMPQAGVDVPPEDGAFLPRQNDAAGAQALSMLLARSMIMAAKADGQIDTAESQAIMNQINGLDLPADDKAFLFEEYGKPLDIDGLAKSVDSPEHAAEVYAASALMLDSPTPPEKIYLDTLAGALGLQPGLAQQIQATVDANRTT; translated from the coding sequence ATGTTTGACGCGAAACGACTACTCGACCAATTCGTAGGCAGTGGCGCAGCCGGTGGGTTCGCCGGCGGTTTGGCGGGCGGTGTCTTGGGCAACCTGCTGGCCGGCAAGAAGGCATCGAAGATGGCCGGCAATGCGTTGAAGCTCGGCGGCTTGGCGCTGGTTGGCGGCCTCGCCTACAAGGCCTGGCAGAACTACCAGGCCAACGGCAACGTGATGCCGCAGGCCGGGGTCGATGTACCGCCGGAAGACGGCGCCTTCCTCCCAAGGCAAAACGACGCTGCCGGCGCACAGGCCCTGAGCATGTTGCTGGCGCGCTCGATGATCATGGCGGCAAAGGCCGATGGCCAGATCGATACGGCAGAGAGCCAGGCGATCATGAACCAGATCAACGGGCTCGATCTGCCGGCAGACGACAAGGCCTTCCTGTTCGAAGAATACGGCAAGCCGCTGGACATCGACGGTCTCGCAAAATCCGTCGATTCGCCGGAGCACGCAGCCGAGGTGTATGCGGCGTCGGCCCTGATGCTGGACTCACCGACCCCGCCGGAGAAGATCTATCTGGATACGCTGGCCGGGGCACTCGGCCTGCAGCCGGGGTTGGCACAACAGATCCAGGCGACTGTCGACGCCAATCGCACCACCTGA
- the moaA gene encoding GTP 3',8-cyclase MoaA — translation MNNNSVPLKSLRDPFGRSVTYLRLSVTDRCNYRCNYCMAEDMTFLPRKDLLTLEELQRITAVFIGLGVDKVRITGGEPLVRRDVMSLFEGLSPYVAEGSLKELTLTTNGTLLEKYAHELYANGVRRINVSLDSMDAYTFGEVTRGGDLQTVLTGIETASAAGLAVKINAVALRGINDGELSSMLGWAGERGYDLTLIESMPMGEIGDCRQSHFMSLDEARAVLQKDWTLTASEHTTGGPARYMQVAETGTRVGFITPYSHNFCESCNRVRLTCTGTLYMCLGQDDATDLRQPLRDGASDDQLRDVIVEAITRKPKGHDFDETRLQDGAQVIRFMSTTGG, via the coding sequence ATGAATAATAACAGCGTGCCCCTCAAATCCTTGCGCGATCCGTTTGGACGTAGCGTGACCTACCTGCGCCTGTCGGTCACCGATCGCTGCAACTATCGCTGCAATTACTGCATGGCGGAAGACATGACCTTTCTGCCACGCAAGGATCTGCTGACACTCGAAGAATTGCAGCGGATCACAGCGGTGTTTATCGGGCTCGGGGTCGACAAGGTGCGCATTACCGGTGGCGAACCGCTGGTACGGCGCGATGTTATGTCGCTGTTCGAAGGTCTGTCTCCCTATGTTGCGGAGGGCAGTCTCAAGGAACTGACGCTAACGACCAACGGCACCCTGTTGGAGAAGTATGCGCACGAGTTGTATGCCAACGGCGTACGTCGCATCAATGTGTCGCTGGATTCGATGGATGCCTATACTTTCGGCGAGGTCACCCGTGGCGGCGATCTGCAGACCGTACTCACAGGGATCGAAACGGCCAGTGCCGCGGGCCTTGCGGTAAAGATCAACGCGGTGGCCCTGCGCGGGATCAACGACGGCGAACTGTCATCCATGCTCGGCTGGGCCGGTGAACGTGGTTACGACCTGACGCTGATCGAATCGATGCCGATGGGCGAGATCGGCGATTGTCGCCAATCGCATTTCATGTCGCTGGATGAGGCACGCGCCGTGCTGCAGAAAGACTGGACGCTGACCGCCAGTGAGCATACGACCGGTGGACCGGCGCGCTACATGCAGGTCGCCGAGACAGGCACGCGCGTTGGTTTCATCACACCCTACAGCCATAACTTCTGCGAATCGTGCAACCGCGTGCGACTGACGTGTACCGGTACCTTGTACATGTGCCTGGGCCAGGACGATGCGACCGATCTCCGCCAGCCGTTGCGTGACGGTGCGAGTGACGATCAACTGCGCGACGTGATCGTCGAGGCGATCACCCGCAAACCCAAGGGTCACGATTTCGATGAAACCCGCCTGCAGGATGGGGCGCAGGTGATTCGATTCATGAGTACCACCGGCGGGTGA